A region of the Oleidesulfovibrio alaskensis DSM 16109 genome:
GTGCACGGCATAACCACCACCCCCGCCGCCAACAGGTTCATTGTGGATTCCGCTGCTGCGGCCACGGCCATGAGTACCGGTCAGCTGACAGATGTGGGCATGATAGGTATGGCGCCGGACAAGACAAAAGTGAAGACCATTGCCGAAATGGCCCGTGAAAAGGGCATGAAAGTGGGCATTGTTTCTTCTGTCTCCATTGATCATGCAACTCCGGCTGCGTTCTACGCTCACGAGGAAAGCCGCAACCTGTACCATTACATCGACCATGCACTGGCTTCGTCCGGATTTGACTATTTTGCCGGTGGAGGCATCAAGGACCCCGCGGGCAAGCGTAAAGGCGTGGAACCGCGCGGCAATGCCATGGATGCCATTAAAAACGCCGGATACAAAGTGGTGACGGACCGCGACGAGTTTTTGAAGCTGAACCGCAAAGACGGAAAGGTGTTTGCGTACAACAGCTGGCTGCAGGATTCCGGTGCGCTGCCCTATGCCATGGACAGCCGCCCGGGCAAAGATATCACTCTGGCAGAATTCACCGCCAAGGGCATAGACCTGCTGGATAACAGCAAGGGCTTTTTTATGATGGTTGAGGGAGGTAAAATTGACTGGGCCTGCCATGCCAACGATGCCAAAGCAGCCATTATGGATACTGTGGCCTTTGACGAGGCCGTGGCCGAGGCTGTCAGATTTTACAAAAAGCATCCCGACGAGACCCTGATTGTTGTGACGGGCGACCACGAATGCGGCGGCATGACTCTGGGATTTGCCGGTACGGCATATGAGTCTGATTTTGACGTGCTGAAAAAACAGTATGTCTCGTTTCAGTATTTTGCCGATGATGTGCTGAAGCTGTTTAAAAAAGAGCATCAGGGTTCGCTGGCGTTCAATGACCTGAAGCCCACCATCACACATTACTTCGGGCTGCAGTTTGCAGGCGACCATGCAGACCCCATGTATGTGCAGCCCCACGAGCTTGCCCAGCTGCAGGATGCGTTCGTCAAGTCTGTGGCGGGCGATTCCATGAAGCTGAACGATCCTGTTTCCGTCAACCTGTACGGCGGATACGATCCTCTCATTGTCACTATAACCCACCTGCTCAATAACAAGGCCGGGCTGGCGTGGACATCCTTCTCGCATACAGCGGTTCCCGTGGGAACAACCGCCGTGGGCCGCGGTGCGGACCTTTTCGGCGGATCGTATCACCAGACGGCCATTGCCAAAAAGATCATGACGGCCATGGGTGTGAAGCCCCATGTCTATGTGGCGGCCAACTGATCATCTGACTGTTGCAGAAACAAGGGCGGCGCGGCCTGCGGGCTGCGCCGCTGTTTTACATGCCGTGCGCGGCTTATGTGGAGAGAACGCTATGCGCAGCAGACTTGACGGGGCCATGGTGCTGTTGTTTGCCGTGTTGTCCTGTGTGTTGTGGATGCTGCCCACGGGATTTGATGCGCGTATGGACACATCGGCCATACGGTGCAGGGGCAGGGTGCTGTCTCAGGATTCCGGCGGGCTGCAGCAGCACACACTTATCAAGGTGGGGTATCAGGCTCTGGAGGTTGAAGCGCTGGACGGGCCATATGGCGGGCAGCGGTTTACCGTGCTCAATCAGTTGCAGGGAAGGATGGATCTGGACAAAGTTTTTTCTGCCGGAGACACAGCCCTGCTGGTGATAACACACAGGAAGGACGGCAGTGTGGACACCGTGGTGGCGCAGGATCATTACCGGCTGGGGCTGCAGGGCGCGCTGCTGTGCGTGTTCGGCCTGCTGTTGCTGGCTTTCGGCGGATGGACAGGGGCCAAGGCGCTGCTGAGCTTTGTTTTTACCGGTCTTGTATTATGGAAGCTGTTTGTGCCGCTGCTGCTCAAAGGGGTTGCCCCGGTGCCGCTGGCTTTCGGCGTTGTGGCGGTGCTGACGGCGGTTAT
Encoded here:
- a CDS encoding alkaline phosphatase; amino-acid sequence: MRPSCFQRSVSVVCMLMTLLVCAHSAAAAESFAKKPAKYVFLFIGDGMGLPQKQATEAFTGRQLVLDSFPVHGITTTPAANRFIVDSAAAATAMSTGQLTDVGMIGMAPDKTKVKTIAEMAREKGMKVGIVSSVSIDHATPAAFYAHEESRNLYHYIDHALASSGFDYFAGGGIKDPAGKRKGVEPRGNAMDAIKNAGYKVVTDRDEFLKLNRKDGKVFAYNSWLQDSGALPYAMDSRPGKDITLAEFTAKGIDLLDNSKGFFMMVEGGKIDWACHANDAKAAIMDTVAFDEAVAEAVRFYKKHPDETLIVVTGDHECGGMTLGFAGTAYESDFDVLKKQYVSFQYFADDVLKLFKKEHQGSLAFNDLKPTITHYFGLQFAGDHADPMYVQPHELAQLQDAFVKSVAGDSMKLNDPVSVNLYGGYDPLIVTITHLLNNKAGLAWTSFSHTAVPVGTTAVGRGADLFGGSYHQTAIAKKIMTAMGVKPHVYVAAN